One window of the Tachypleus tridentatus isolate NWPU-2018 chromosome 10, ASM421037v1, whole genome shotgun sequence genome contains the following:
- the LOC143231163 gene encoding acetyl-coenzyme A transporter 1 isoform X1, whose protein sequence is MKTRRWTSLPTSTRVHSVKLMVVLVFVDNPTSMDARKRKPKPTPYTPSEETNFDTEFSLPHMPMHLHLDRDSKNTENNLNEKTQNYSVGLQGDKANIAVLFFLYVLQGIPLGLGSSIPMILQNHGISYKQQALFSFVHWPFSVKLLWAPVVDSLYSSKFGRRKSWLVPTQYIIGVFMLFLSFYVMSLLGDESQNIQPNVFILTTVFFMLNFLAATQDIALDGWALTMLSRRNVGHASTCNSVGQTTGYFLSNVVFLALESSDFCNKYLRTEPRPNGLLTLSGFLYFWGVVFLVTTTIIMLFKKESATEHLKDSDYGLVGTYQMLYRILCLPSVRAFVIILLTCKIGFSATDAVTGLKLIEAGVHKEHLALMAIPMVPLQVLLPLTISRYTVGPRPLDVFLKAFPFRLLFGVIFAILVWWTHIVKQSDGSFPLYYYVVILIGYGLHQVSLYSIFVAVMAFHARVSDPAIGGTYMTLLNTVTNLGGNWPATLALWFVDPLTRKSCLGGLYNGMSCGTKALSEICVSSNGECTITIDGYYIETVICVTLGFLWLLWGKHRVQHLQTLPESAWKCE, encoded by the exons GTTTTTGTGGATAATCCAACATCAATGGATGCTCGAAAGCGTAAGCCTAAACCAACACCTTACACACCATCAGAAGAAACAAATTTTGACACAGAATTTTCTCTACCTCACATGCCAATGCACTTGCACTTGGACAGAGACtctaaaaatactgaaaataatctaaATGAAAAGACCCAGAATTATTCTGTCGGACTACAAGGGGACAAAGCTAATATTGCAGTATTGTTTTTCCTTTATGTTCTACAAGGAATTCCTCTGGGCCTTGGGAGCAGCATACCAATGATTTTACAGAATCATGGAATTAGCTATAAGCAACAAGCACTCTTTAGTTTTGTACATTGGCCTTTTAGTGTTAAGCTTTTATGGGCACCAGTTGTAGATTCTTTATATTCATCCAAATTTGGTCGGCGTAAGTCATGGTTAGTCCCAACTCAATACATCATTGGCGTGTTTATGTTATTTCTGTCTTTTTATGTCATGTCACTCCTTGGTGATGAGTCCCAGAACATCCAACCAAATGTTTTTATCTTGACAACAGTTTTTTTCATGCTGAATTTTTTAGCTGCAACTCAAGATATTGCACTTGACGGCTGGGCATTAACAATGCTATCCAG ACGTAATGTTGGACATGCATCTACTTGCAATTCTGTGGGCCAGACAACTGGGTACTTTTTGAGCAACGTTGTGTTTTTAGCCTTGGAGTCTTCAGATTTCTGTAACAAATACTTACGCACAGAGCCACGGCCTAATGGTTTACTCACACTTTCTG GTTTTCTGTACTTTTGGGGAGTGGTGTTTCTCGTAACAACAACCATAATCATGctgtttaaaaaagaaagtgCAACTGAACATTTGAAAGACAGTGATTATGGTCTTGTAGGGACGTACCAAATGCTTTACAGGATTCTGTGTCTGCCTAGTGTCCGTGCTTTTGTGATAATTCTTCTTACTTGTAAA ATTGGATTCTCGGCTACAGATGCAGTTACAGGTTTGAAGTTAATTGAGGCAGGAGTACACAAGGAACATCTTGCTCTCATGGCCATACCTATGGTACCTCTGCAGGTACTACTACCACTGACCATTAGCCGGTATACTGTAGGACCACGACCATTAGATGTTTTCCTCAAAGCTTTTCCATTCAG GTTACTGTTTGGTGTAATATTTGCCATCTTAGTATGGTGGACACACATAGTGAAGCAATCCGACGGTTCCTTTCCCCTGTATTACTATGTTGTAATTCTAATTGGTTATGGCTTACATCAG gtaTCGTTATATAGTATATTTGTGGCTGTCATGGCTTTCCATGCCCGAGTGAGTGATCCAGCCATTGGAGGAACTTACATGACTTTATTGAATACTGTCACAAATCTTGGGGGAAACTGGCCAGCAACACTTGCCCTTTGGTTCGTTGATCCACTTACTAGGAAATCATGCCTTGGAGGATTGTACAATGGAATGTCTTGTGGAACAAAAGCCCTCTCAGAG ATTTGTGTGAGTAGTAATGGAGAATGTACCATTACCATTGATGGGTATTATATTGAAACTGTGATTTGTGTTACCTTGGGATTTTTGTGGTTACTCTGGGGAAAACATAGAGTCCAGCATCTCCAGACACTACCCGAAAGTGCTTGGAAGTGCGAATAG
- the LOC143231163 gene encoding acetyl-coenzyme A transporter 1 isoform X2 codes for METVFVDNPTSMDARKRKPKPTPYTPSEETNFDTEFSLPHMPMHLHLDRDSKNTENNLNEKTQNYSVGLQGDKANIAVLFFLYVLQGIPLGLGSSIPMILQNHGISYKQQALFSFVHWPFSVKLLWAPVVDSLYSSKFGRRKSWLVPTQYIIGVFMLFLSFYVMSLLGDESQNIQPNVFILTTVFFMLNFLAATQDIALDGWALTMLSRRNVGHASTCNSVGQTTGYFLSNVVFLALESSDFCNKYLRTEPRPNGLLTLSGFLYFWGVVFLVTTTIIMLFKKESATEHLKDSDYGLVGTYQMLYRILCLPSVRAFVIILLTCKIGFSATDAVTGLKLIEAGVHKEHLALMAIPMVPLQVLLPLTISRYTVGPRPLDVFLKAFPFRLLFGVIFAILVWWTHIVKQSDGSFPLYYYVVILIGYGLHQVSLYSIFVAVMAFHARVSDPAIGGTYMTLLNTVTNLGGNWPATLALWFVDPLTRKSCLGGLYNGMSCGTKALSEICVSSNGECTITIDGYYIETVICVTLGFLWLLWGKHRVQHLQTLPESAWKCE; via the exons ATGGAAACT GTTTTTGTGGATAATCCAACATCAATGGATGCTCGAAAGCGTAAGCCTAAACCAACACCTTACACACCATCAGAAGAAACAAATTTTGACACAGAATTTTCTCTACCTCACATGCCAATGCACTTGCACTTGGACAGAGACtctaaaaatactgaaaataatctaaATGAAAAGACCCAGAATTATTCTGTCGGACTACAAGGGGACAAAGCTAATATTGCAGTATTGTTTTTCCTTTATGTTCTACAAGGAATTCCTCTGGGCCTTGGGAGCAGCATACCAATGATTTTACAGAATCATGGAATTAGCTATAAGCAACAAGCACTCTTTAGTTTTGTACATTGGCCTTTTAGTGTTAAGCTTTTATGGGCACCAGTTGTAGATTCTTTATATTCATCCAAATTTGGTCGGCGTAAGTCATGGTTAGTCCCAACTCAATACATCATTGGCGTGTTTATGTTATTTCTGTCTTTTTATGTCATGTCACTCCTTGGTGATGAGTCCCAGAACATCCAACCAAATGTTTTTATCTTGACAACAGTTTTTTTCATGCTGAATTTTTTAGCTGCAACTCAAGATATTGCACTTGACGGCTGGGCATTAACAATGCTATCCAG ACGTAATGTTGGACATGCATCTACTTGCAATTCTGTGGGCCAGACAACTGGGTACTTTTTGAGCAACGTTGTGTTTTTAGCCTTGGAGTCTTCAGATTTCTGTAACAAATACTTACGCACAGAGCCACGGCCTAATGGTTTACTCACACTTTCTG GTTTTCTGTACTTTTGGGGAGTGGTGTTTCTCGTAACAACAACCATAATCATGctgtttaaaaaagaaagtgCAACTGAACATTTGAAAGACAGTGATTATGGTCTTGTAGGGACGTACCAAATGCTTTACAGGATTCTGTGTCTGCCTAGTGTCCGTGCTTTTGTGATAATTCTTCTTACTTGTAAA ATTGGATTCTCGGCTACAGATGCAGTTACAGGTTTGAAGTTAATTGAGGCAGGAGTACACAAGGAACATCTTGCTCTCATGGCCATACCTATGGTACCTCTGCAGGTACTACTACCACTGACCATTAGCCGGTATACTGTAGGACCACGACCATTAGATGTTTTCCTCAAAGCTTTTCCATTCAG GTTACTGTTTGGTGTAATATTTGCCATCTTAGTATGGTGGACACACATAGTGAAGCAATCCGACGGTTCCTTTCCCCTGTATTACTATGTTGTAATTCTAATTGGTTATGGCTTACATCAG gtaTCGTTATATAGTATATTTGTGGCTGTCATGGCTTTCCATGCCCGAGTGAGTGATCCAGCCATTGGAGGAACTTACATGACTTTATTGAATACTGTCACAAATCTTGGGGGAAACTGGCCAGCAACACTTGCCCTTTGGTTCGTTGATCCACTTACTAGGAAATCATGCCTTGGAGGATTGTACAATGGAATGTCTTGTGGAACAAAAGCCCTCTCAGAG ATTTGTGTGAGTAGTAATGGAGAATGTACCATTACCATTGATGGGTATTATATTGAAACTGTGATTTGTGTTACCTTGGGATTTTTGTGGTTACTCTGGGGAAAACATAGAGTCCAGCATCTCCAGACACTACCCGAAAGTGCTTGGAAGTGCGAATAG